Sequence from the Polypterus senegalus isolate Bchr_013 chromosome 3, ASM1683550v1, whole genome shotgun sequence genome:
CGTCAATTaaagaagacagaagttttgatGGAAAGAAGACAGAACTCTGGAGGTAAAGTTATTATACTCATTAATCATGGCGCCAGAAAGTGACGTATTGCATGTTGAGTAGAACATGCTGTAAGTAAGAATGCTGTTGTGCTCTCTACAAGTGACAGTAAGGACCCTATGAACCTATGAAATGCCATAAAAAAGAATCCAGTTTATTTAAGCTTTATGGATGACAACAAAAACCATGCAGTTTTATTgatagtaaataaaatgtaaattcctGCGGTATAGGTGTGTGCAACTGCCAAACTTGTGTCAAGAAATGAAATAAGAGAAcactttaaaaatagttttggttgcaaaaatgtatttctctaTTTAGTTCATTTACAGTATTGTACAGCTCCAGAATTAAGAAAATAGCTCTTCTCTTCATCCCTCCCGTCCCCAGACAACTAGGCATTCATtcataaaagcattttatttgtatgtacaaTATTCTGGTGACTACATTTAAAGAAGGGCATTAATCAGAaaaagctttgttttattttacttttttttttttttttttgcttttgacatCGAGCCCCTTAATTAATGCAGACTATCTAGGAGATCATACATTGGTTAATGAAAAATAGACACTGCGCGCACTTTACTGGCCCTTTTTCTCATGGCCGTCCTTAATCATGACATTTTTGAAGAGAGTCAGTAGAGGCTTTTGGCTCCTTTCATCCCAGGACTTCATGAAACCTCCATAACGCTTATCTTTCGGGGGATCCCTCCAGCGGAAGTGATCTATTGTGTAGTTCTTGTTTTGAGGATGAGGGGTGACATTCACATACGTCTTTGCTTTCAGTTTTTGGGGATAACTGAACTCCACTGACAAGTCCCGGCGGATTTCTGCTGGGTAGCTTTCTGCAGACTCTTCTTCCACTCCGTTAGGATAAACCTTCACAGGACGACGCTTGCGGCCAACAGGTTTCCCCCAGCGGAAGTGCTCCATGGAATAAGACCTCTTATTATCTTTTTTCTGTGCGGCTTGGCCCTCCATTGGCTCCATTTCTGCCTGTCTCTGTGGTGGGGATAAAATCTCAAGCAGAATGCTAAGGGGTGTGTTTTCCCCCGAGCTCCCTGTCCCACCCTCCTGCGAAGTGCTAATCAGTGTGCCATTAGTGTTACGCCCTAAACTATTCCAACGAAAATGCTTCATGATGTAGTTTTGGACATCCTCAGGCGGAGGCTGCAGATGACCATTTCCAGGAAAGATGGGAGTCTCCAAAGACAGGTCAAGCTTACAGGTTTCTATACATTCCTGCAGGGTAAATGGGGTGAGAAAAGAGAAGATCTTAACCATTATTTCTTTGCTTTCTTATGTATGATGTCTTTATCTGTTGTGAGCtgatcaaaaattaaaatgatattcAGGGAGAAGCAGGCACAACCAAAAGAATCCTACTTGCAAACAACTTCAGCTTACTCGTGCAGAATCGCCTGCAGACAATAGCATGTAACTCAGGTCATGTGCTGTTCAGAGACTTTAAAGTCGGCTCACTTGCTCAGTGTTGTCTGTCCTGTGTAGACCATCTGCAGTTCTGCTCCTGCCTCCTTTCAACTAAATGCTTCAGAGGAGGCTCCCTTTAACTTCTTGTAATCTGAATGAACCATCCCTGGAGCAAAACAACTAAGGAGTTGTCAAGTTTGCTGTGTGTTTGAACAATGCTCCAATACTATTTACTGCTTCAAGTTTGAGAATAAAAGTCTCTTTGCCCAGTTCTCACCAGGCTGTCTGTTTGTGCGACTTTCACATCTGCAGACTTTAAAAGGGAGCTACGTGGTACTGATGAATATGTGATAAGAAATAACTGTACTTGAGTGAAcagtataaacaaattaaaactgtaaacatctaataatgatgatatactcacattttttattattcctatttttaatAGTTATCTGTTTAAGTTCAAAACTAGACATTTCCCTGTAAATCTGTATTGGGCAATGAGCATCAACAAAAgacaagtcactaggaaaagcagacaTTACTCCAATGCAGGACAATTGTGTATAGCATAAGAGTAAGCAGCtcctagatagatactttattaatcccaaggggaaattcacttaatccagcagcagtaaacTGACACAAagaaccaatattaaattaaatagtaattattactactacttattattatttgactgatgcctttctCCAAAGCAATTTACAACATTTAAGTTACAATTGAATACAATTCttctgtttttccaattggagcacaggccgctgcatttgaacccacagcctcagggtttgaagcccGCTAtcccacactgcctgccaataataaTAGCCcttataaaaaatgcaaatattgtatATGGAAAAGCACTTAATTACTTGCATAGCACTTCTGATACACCTGATTAACCAATGGCACTGACACCCACTGTCTAACGAAATTTCACACTAGCAGATCTTCATTACTCATGTTGCTATTGTCACGTTCCTAAATGCAACTTTTGCTTCATTCTGCTAACTGgaaaattattttcaaagtaaaaaatatttaacaacctAAGGATGTCTGAGAGCAGGAAGCAGATTACAACTTATACTTGCGTCATACTAACCAGGATGTTAGCTTCCGTGGACAAGTCTCTGCATCTGTAGTCCTCCCAGCACTGACTCTGTGCACTGATGCTGTACAACCACAGCACTGCCAAGACGCAGTTCACCACCGGGCGCAGCATCTCTGAGATCCAGGTATTGAAGCTCCCTGCTCGCCTAGTGTAAAACAGATAATATTACGTCATTCACCATACTTGATGATCATGCTCACCTGATCGTGAAAGGCAGAGTTGTCCATGAGGTCATTTATTGTCCTCAAACTTATACTTCGGTGAAAATTAACAGGAAATATCTACCACAGCAGtaacgaatacacttgacttgagcattcatagttttcatcctctttctctgtacgtttagcattcgtttgctcagaggttgatgcgcttactgcttcctgagcagctcttcttttctccaccctagcagcccgcttcttctcttcttaatctacatcttttcatattaaagatcaagtccgtgtttgtgttgcaattacttagtatgttatccttaatttttcacttgagctggcacttatgtcttcaatctgcctcaagaatgatttaagatatgaagaggtaggggaagtgatggcgaaggtggtagggatgagaatggcgcccgtacgcatgcactgcatggccaccctgctggccgctgccgagagttcattctgcaataaaataaaataaaaagaggaataaccttggaggtcaaacatcaccctgaaagcggatagtagatgtcatgtagtatatgtgtaccgaatttcaggtcaatctgtcaaaatggtttgcgagctacaggtgatttaaaatcctggacagacaaatgaacagccacggtagtgtattatatataaagatattctGTGATTAATTTCAAATGACCTGCTTGCGATTGCAATGTCTTGAAGCAAATGCAGCACATTCACTGTTGGCCATTAAACTGATGTTGTATGGTGATattcatacagtgcatctggaaagtattcacagcgcatcactttttccacattttgttatgttacagtcttattccaaaatgaattaaattattttttttcctcagaattctacacacaacaccccataatgacaatgtgaaaaaagtttacttgaggtttttgcaaatttattaaaaataaaaaaattgagacagcacatgtgcataagtattcacagcctttgccatgaagctcagaattgagctcaggtgcatcctgtttctcttgatcatccttgagatgtttctgcagcttaattggagtccacctgtggtaaattcagttgagtggacattatttggaaagggacacacctgtctatataaggtcccacagttgagagttcatgtcagagcacaaaccaaacatgaaatcaaaggaattgtctgtagacctccaagacaagattgtctcgaggcacaaatctggggaaggttacagaaaaatttctgctgctttgaaggtcccaatgagcacagtggcctccatcgtctgtaagtggaagaagtttgaaaccaccagagctcttcctagagctggccggccatctgaactgagtgatcaggggagagGGACCTTAGTCAGaaaagtgaccaagaacccaatggtcactctgtcagagctccagaggtcctctgtggagagaggagaaccttcaagaaggacaaccatctctgcagcaatccaccaatcagacctgtatggtagagtggccagacggaagccactccttagtaaaaggcacatggcagcccgcctggagtttgccaaaatgcacctgaaggactctcagaccatgagaaacaaaattctctggtctgatgagacaaagattgaactctttgatgtgaatgccaggcgtcacgtttggaggaaaccaggcaccgctcatcaccaggccaataccatccctacagtgaagcatggtggtggcagcatcatgctgtggggatgtttttcagcagcaggaactgggagactagtcaggataaagggaaagatgactgcagcaatgtacagagacatcctggatgaaaacctgctccagagcgctcttgacctcagactgaggcgacggttcatctttcaacaggacaacaaccctaagcacacagccaagatatcaaaggagtggcttcaggacaactctgtgaatgtccttgagtggcccagccagagcccagacttgaatccgattgaacatctctggagagatcttaaaatgactgtgcaccgacgctttccatccaacctgatggagcttgagaggtgctgcaaagaagaatgggcgaaactggccaaggataggtgtgccaagcttgtggcatcatattcaaaaagacttgacgctgtaattgctgccaaaggtgcatcgacaaagtattgagcaaaggctgtgaatacttatgtacatgtgatttctcagttgttttatttttaagtaaacttttttcacgttgtcattatgggatgttgtgtgtagaattctgaggaaaaaaatgaatttaatccattttggaataaggctgtaacataacaaaatgtggaaaaagtgatgtgctgtgaatactttccggatccactgtattattattgttaaatgtcTTGCAGGAAGGAAGGAACAATCTCAGGAGGTTACAAATGTATGCAGTGACAGTGCTGCAAGTTGAAAGCACTGCTAGTTTGTTATGTTAGGCTTCACAAATTGTGGTTTCAATGCAAGCAGCAGTCTGTTGTTTAGGGTGCTAATAAACTCATCAGAAGAGGATGATGGATTGCGATAAGAAAGCTTGTAAATAAGCTCTCAATATCCAAGGGAAGTAGGAACAATCTTATTGATGCCTCAAACACGTGTGCACAGTGGTTTCCATGAAGCCAAATTGTTCATCATAAAATTGTGCAGTAAACGGGGGTTTTcagatttgctgttttatttaaagGCTTAGGGAGGAAGCTTTTTGTCATGGATCAGCACTAGAGATGAAGCAGTAGTCACTCAAATCGCATCATCTAATTTCTCCTTCAAAGAACAAGTTTATATTTACTTCACAGAAAGCATGGCTGCtggtttcaaaacatttttttggtaGACATTATGTCATGTCATCAAACTGTTAACTCAGGTCTGTATGTTCAAACTCTTCACAGGTTTCAGAACTTCAGCCTCAAAGAAATGTTGCTGAAAGCCACCTTCAAAACTAAAACACACTATTCctgtttattaatgttttactctgctggcctagctctctttctcatgggtggggtttgatttgtttcaaatctagttttattaaacttgacttgcttatttgattttagtaaaattaataaaatgttaaaaaaacctaaaacacacAAGCATACAAGTCCAAAAATATTAGAAACACCAACAAAATTTTGGTGGACTCTTCTTCCTAGTCCACACCATAGCTCAGCTCTTGTTCCCGCAGA
This genomic interval carries:
- the pomca gene encoding proopiomelanocortin a isoform X2; the encoded protein is MLRPVVNCVLAVLWLYSISAQSQCWEDYRCRDLSTEANILECIETCKLDLSLETPIFPGNGHLQPPPEDVQNYIMKHFRWNSLGRNTNGTLISTSQEGGTGSSGENTPLSILLEILSPPQRQAEMEPMEGQAAQKKDNKRSYSMEHFRWGKPVGRKRRPVKVYPNGVEEESAESYPAEIRRDLSVEFSYPQKLKAKTYVNVTPHPQNKNYTIDHFRWRDPPKDKRYGGFMKSWDERSQKPLLTLFKNVMIKDGHEKKGQ
- the pomca gene encoding proopiomelanocortin a isoform X1 is translated as MSYNFLNCKEKEIKGLCRRGEKRKPIFGGHCSRRAGSFNTWISEMLRPVVNCVLAVLWLYSISAQSQCWEDYRCRDLSTEANILECIETCKLDLSLETPIFPGNGHLQPPPEDVQNYIMKHFRWNSLGRNTNGTLISTSQEGGTGSSGENTPLSILLEILSPPQRQAEMEPMEGQAAQKKDNKRSYSMEHFRWGKPVGRKRRPVKVYPNGVEEESAESYPAEIRRDLSVEFSYPQKLKAKTYVNVTPHPQNKNYTIDHFRWRDPPKDKRYGGFMKSWDERSQKPLLTLFKNVMIKDGHEKKGQ